A single genomic interval of Zunongwangia sp. HGR-M22 harbors:
- a CDS encoding SusC/RagA family TonB-linked outer membrane protein, whose amino-acid sequence MKKSLLSKVDWTTIVQILGKIVGVFVLVFSFMTSNNAYSKELQNQSITIKAKQISIQDLFDRIEKETDYRFVYSIDDFDIKRKVDVNVEDIEIISLLNQIIPNDNLIFKRFKSQIIIRKKTAQENRPDSSINLIQQQKNVKGVVKDEENFLLPGVNVIVKGSSRGTVTNMDGEFNIRTMPSDTLVFSFIGYKEQQILVGTKSQFDVKMKIGSQLSEVIITSSYGTKVKKENEVSSSYTVEAEQLKSLPQQRIDKMLDGIVPGLQYNPQSQSASSTRSRYSVTIRGEASLGASNEPLWIIDGTRMHTGGKTNMITGLSTSVSPLSYINPQDIESIRVLKDAAATSIYGADGANGVILITTKRGSSGKLQFDVSLRRGQSLINDATRFKVLDGNQYLDLARESFENAGNDMRYFPFTDNESNQYSTTNTDWYDTFYDIGSNSLLNISAKGGNEKGTYYISGSYFNDESTVVGNDTQRFALRTRNTAQITSKMDIDLSLSASYNLNQIFNPGSDYYENLPIISPYNPDGTFRQYYSVIEGSNPDGSPKWVDKRFYNSLAEREQNDNNQKAFAFQGNFKFSYTPIEALKYTGQFGVDYQSNTEEIYRSIKNWSGKDANGNPLGEAYSNQSNFLNWTMIHRLNFQKQLNKHHISGVVGFEMNSSENNFTGARGTGFVNDYLRRVSLAEDRFGSGNYYERNSLSYLAQMSYNYNDRYNASLSFRRDGNSNFGKNVRWAEFASAGVSWNIHNEDFFESEIVNFLKLKASYGSNGNSRIGSQESNGVYDIGDSYYYNGKPGATMTTPANPNLSWETTYMANLGLDLGLFNQRINLALEGYRNKTVDLLSQLDVSRTIGALKIFRNVGSIENKGLEATIRTQNIITDQFQWNTTLIASRNENKILELYNNIPKNNNTTRWEEGADINTFYLIRWAGVDPRDGYPLWYDTEGNVTRQYSANNRVKYKSSTPEVYGSLRNTFKYKDFSLSIQASYTIGGYSFSPFGRDVNSDGLNIMDGNQSIDQLNRWQRPGDVVSIPQLMWGVSTRSTMNSTRYLFNKTNIRLQNVALNYFFPDKITQELGVQQFGLSLIGDNLGLWTPYDNNNKNSYRNNMSGYPLETMISLGANIQF is encoded by the coding sequence ATGAAAAAATCTCTACTTTCTAAAGTAGATTGGACGACTATTGTTCAAATTCTTGGTAAAATAGTTGGTGTTTTTGTACTGGTCTTTTCTTTTATGACCAGTAATAACGCTTACTCGAAAGAACTTCAAAATCAATCTATAACAATCAAAGCTAAACAAATCAGTATTCAGGATTTGTTTGACAGAATTGAGAAGGAAACTGATTATCGCTTCGTTTATAGTATAGATGATTTTGATATTAAAAGAAAGGTTGATGTCAATGTTGAAGATATAGAAATCATTAGCCTTCTTAATCAAATTATTCCTAACGATAATTTGATTTTTAAAAGATTCAAAAGTCAAATTATTATACGTAAAAAAACAGCTCAGGAAAATAGGCCTGATTCAAGTATCAACTTAATTCAGCAACAAAAGAATGTAAAGGGGGTAGTAAAAGATGAAGAAAATTTTTTGCTCCCCGGGGTTAATGTGATCGTTAAAGGAAGCAGCCGGGGTACCGTTACGAATATGGATGGCGAGTTTAATATAAGAACGATGCCAAGCGATACTCTTGTTTTTAGTTTTATTGGTTATAAAGAACAACAAATACTGGTGGGTACTAAATCTCAATTTGATGTGAAAATGAAGATTGGATCACAATTGTCAGAGGTGATCATTACTAGTAGCTATGGGACCAAGGTGAAAAAAGAAAACGAAGTTAGCAGTAGCTATACAGTTGAGGCTGAGCAACTAAAAAGTTTGCCTCAGCAAAGAATCGATAAGATGTTGGATGGGATCGTACCAGGTTTACAGTATAACCCGCAAAGTCAAAGCGCGAGTAGTACTAGATCAAGGTATTCAGTAACTATTCGGGGAGAAGCATCATTGGGCGCTTCTAATGAGCCTCTTTGGATAATCGATGGAACCAGAATGCATACGGGAGGAAAAACTAATATGATTACTGGGCTTAGCACTAGCGTAAGTCCTCTTTCGTACATCAACCCCCAAGATATTGAAAGTATCAGAGTTTTGAAGGATGCTGCAGCCACCTCTATATATGGTGCAGATGGGGCTAATGGTGTTATTCTTATTACAACTAAAAGAGGATCGAGCGGTAAATTGCAATTTGATGTATCGCTTCGCAGAGGACAATCACTCATTAATGATGCTACTCGTTTTAAAGTACTCGATGGAAATCAATATTTGGATTTAGCTCGTGAGTCTTTTGAAAATGCTGGGAATGATATGCGGTATTTTCCTTTTACAGATAATGAATCTAACCAATATAGTACCACAAATACCGATTGGTACGATACATTCTATGATATAGGGAGTAATTCATTATTGAATATATCGGCAAAAGGAGGGAATGAAAAGGGGACATATTATATTTCAGGTTCTTATTTCAACGATGAAAGTACAGTGGTTGGTAATGATACACAGCGTTTCGCTTTACGTACCCGTAATACTGCCCAGATCACTTCTAAGATGGATATAGATCTTTCGTTGTCGGCTTCCTATAACCTGAACCAAATATTTAATCCGGGATCTGATTACTATGAAAATCTTCCAATAATTTCACCATATAATCCTGATGGGACTTTTAGACAATATTATAGTGTTATTGAAGGTAGTAACCCTGATGGTTCTCCAAAATGGGTAGATAAGAGATTCTATAATTCTTTAGCAGAGCGGGAACAAAATGATAATAATCAAAAAGCTTTTGCTTTTCAGGGAAATTTCAAATTCTCTTATACTCCAATCGAAGCATTAAAATATACAGGACAGTTTGGAGTGGATTATCAGAGCAACACAGAGGAGATCTATAGGTCAATCAAAAATTGGTCAGGTAAGGATGCTAATGGTAACCCGCTTGGTGAGGCCTATAGTAACCAATCCAATTTTTTGAACTGGACAATGATTCATAGACTGAATTTTCAGAAACAATTAAATAAGCATCATATTAGTGGAGTAGTAGGATTTGAAATGAATTCTTCCGAAAATAATTTTACAGGTGCAAGAGGTACAGGATTTGTTAATGACTATCTAAGAAGAGTTTCTCTGGCTGAAGATAGATTTGGATCCGGTAATTATTATGAGCGAAATAGCCTCTCTTATTTGGCTCAAATGTCCTACAATTATAATGATCGATACAATGCTAGCTTGAGTTTTCGACGGGATGGAAATTCTAATTTCGGAAAAAATGTTCGCTGGGCTGAATTCGCATCAGCTGGGGTATCATGGAATATTCATAATGAGGACTTCTTTGAAAGCGAAATTGTTAATTTCTTGAAACTTAAAGCTTCTTACGGAAGTAATGGAAACAGCCGTATAGGTTCACAGGAATCGAATGGGGTATATGATATTGGGGATAGTTATTATTATAATGGTAAGCCAGGAGCTACTATGACTACCCCTGCAAATCCTAATCTAAGTTGGGAAACTACTTACATGGCCAATCTAGGTTTGGATTTAGGATTATTTAATCAGCGAATTAATCTGGCTCTGGAAGGCTATCGAAATAAAACAGTTGATTTGTTGAGCCAGTTAGATGTAAGTAGGACTATCGGAGCATTAAAAATTTTTAGGAATGTTGGTTCTATTGAAAATAAAGGTTTGGAAGCAACGATCAGAACTCAAAATATAATAACCGATCAGTTTCAATGGAATACCACACTAATCGCTTCAAGAAATGAAAACAAAATTCTAGAATTATACAATAATATACCTAAAAATAATAATACAACAAGATGGGAAGAGGGAGCTGATATAAATACTTTCTATCTAATTCGATGGGCAGGAGTTGATCCCAGAGATGGATATCCATTGTGGTATGACACTGAAGGCAACGTAACCAGACAGTATAGTGCCAATAATAGGGTGAAATATAAAAGTTCGACACCAGAAGTATATGGAAGTTTGAGAAACACTTTCAAATATAAAGACTTTAGCTTATCAATTCAAGCATCATATACAATTGGAGGTTATTCTTTCAGCCCCTTTGGAAGGGATGTGAATTCTGATGGTTTAAATATTATGGATGGAAATCAATCTATTGATCAGTTAAACAGATGGCAACGTCCTGGAGATGTTGTTTCTATTCCGCAATTAATGTGGGGAGTAAGTACGCGATCGACTATGAACTCTACTAGATATCTCTTTAATAAAACCAATATTAGATTGCAAAACGTAGCGTTAAATTATTTTTTTCCAGATAAAATAACGCAAGAATTAGGTGTTCAGCAATTTGGGTTGTCCCTAATTGGAGATAACCTGGGGCTCTGGACACCATATGATAATAATAATAAAAACTCCTATCGAAATAACATGAGTGGATATCCACTAGAGACCATGATTTCTTTAGGGGCAAATATTCAATTTTAA
- a CDS encoding M16 family metallopeptidase has protein sequence MRYFTQLIFIFLLYPTVILGQQLEEDSNLISGKLDNGLQYFLYKTDRVKGQAEFQMFLKAGSLQESNKQRGLAHFMEHMAFNGSKHFPGNTLIDFLERNGAKFGHDLNAHTSYGETIYKLKIPTKQKSVVDSTLVIIKDWIEGISLDSLEIEKERGVVLSEWLSKQNASQKTNEAFLELLLNDSRYSHRKVIGDTTTLRNFNRKDILDFYNSWYDPSLMAIAVAGDFDTDDVLKQIKTNFKDIPSKNITDTSYPINDFEEFEYTVITDEGTKKIELTGVQLLEPFRDIKTENEFYFFLQKNLLNDLFQERLDNKSFLNPAYEGASISLGNYFPVKAALMYTVKLQKDSVAKGLEQYWYDVEQIFQYGFTSMEISKIKKQLLQQLRNNAENKEQPSSGKMIKEMYQKFFYGNAIVTPEKEFELTQKSLKSVDSLSLLNYLKQIRKPEQTKYILTANKADEQILPKVSEFFKYLNFEDSEIQTYERNLDVPENLLSTIPDPGKITSKKYIPEVDATEYLLSNGVKLIYKQTDLDKNAIIISGFRKGGYYALKERDYITGLYAAPVISLSGYGDFTRDALSQFLAGNSAKATLLADKTRTGFYASADKRDQKTVFQLLYLKWTAPRMDEKIFEEIKSRTIEAKQNEISKPGDLFGEKIKKALKGEDYVTRKLKAEEIESELDASKIIDTYHQFFGNAKDYNISLISDQPFEDLKSDVLQYIGTLPKGKAATKYRYQPSHVLKDDVVVEQKDGDSPKATVSLIYQQNTILKSLPETDLLNQVVKNLIRNRLLKKLREEMGAVYSVSVSASSTKQPLTLSRQSISFVCEPKDVDKLIDETEKILSAMAAGNFSEEELLKIKTNLKKMDDLLKQRNTYWTKAIREHYFNHFPNWEAVTHYKEWIDSLSKNEIAEAIQVYFKKSPTIKAILWPENESNNNQ, from the coding sequence ATGCGATATTTTACACAATTAATCTTCATTTTTTTACTGTACCCCACTGTTATTCTCGGTCAACAACTAGAGGAGGATTCTAATCTGATTTCGGGAAAATTAGATAATGGTTTACAGTACTTTTTATACAAAACCGATAGAGTAAAGGGACAGGCAGAATTTCAGATGTTTCTAAAGGCAGGCTCACTTCAGGAAAGCAATAAGCAAAGAGGACTTGCTCATTTCATGGAGCATATGGCTTTTAATGGATCTAAACACTTCCCGGGGAATACTCTAATTGATTTTCTGGAACGTAATGGAGCTAAATTTGGTCATGATCTTAATGCTCATACTAGCTACGGGGAAACTATCTATAAATTAAAAATTCCAACAAAACAGAAAAGTGTCGTTGACTCTACGCTGGTTATTATAAAAGATTGGATAGAAGGAATAAGTTTAGATAGTCTTGAAATTGAGAAGGAAAGGGGAGTGGTACTTTCTGAATGGCTCTCTAAACAAAACGCTAGTCAGAAAACAAATGAAGCTTTTTTAGAGCTGTTATTGAATGATTCCAGGTATAGCCATAGAAAAGTAATCGGTGATACCACCACGTTGAGAAACTTCAATAGGAAAGATATTCTTGATTTTTATAATTCATGGTACGATCCTTCTTTAATGGCTATAGCAGTCGCTGGTGATTTTGATACTGATGATGTGCTCAAACAAATTAAGACAAACTTTAAGGATATCCCTTCTAAGAATATCACAGATACTTCTTATCCCATAAATGATTTCGAAGAATTTGAGTATACCGTGATAACTGATGAGGGAACCAAGAAAATTGAACTCACAGGTGTTCAGTTATTAGAACCCTTTAGAGATATTAAAACTGAAAATGAGTTTTATTTCTTTCTTCAAAAAAATCTGCTTAATGATCTATTTCAGGAACGTCTGGATAATAAGTCTTTCTTGAATCCTGCTTACGAAGGAGCAAGTATAAGCCTGGGAAATTACTTCCCCGTGAAAGCTGCACTTATGTATACAGTAAAGCTTCAGAAGGATTCGGTCGCTAAAGGATTGGAACAGTACTGGTATGATGTGGAGCAAATCTTTCAATACGGCTTTACTTCCATGGAGATTTCGAAGATTAAAAAACAACTGCTACAACAATTACGAAATAACGCTGAAAATAAAGAGCAGCCGTCTTCAGGAAAAATGATTAAGGAAATGTATCAGAAATTTTTCTATGGAAACGCTATAGTGACCCCGGAAAAAGAGTTCGAATTAACCCAAAAAAGTTTAAAATCTGTTGATTCCTTAAGTTTATTAAACTACTTGAAACAGATAAGAAAACCGGAACAAACAAAATACATTTTGACTGCAAATAAAGCGGATGAACAGATTTTACCGAAAGTATCGGAATTTTTTAAGTATTTAAATTTTGAAGATAGTGAGATTCAAACTTACGAAAGAAATTTAGATGTACCAGAAAACCTACTCTCTACAATACCTGATCCAGGTAAAATTACCTCGAAAAAGTATATTCCTGAAGTTGATGCTACAGAATATTTACTGTCTAATGGAGTGAAATTAATTTATAAACAGACTGACCTGGATAAAAATGCAATTATAATTAGTGGGTTCAGAAAAGGCGGATATTACGCACTTAAAGAACGAGATTATATCACCGGACTTTATGCGGCTCCTGTAATTTCTCTTAGTGGTTATGGTGATTTTACCAGAGATGCCTTAAGTCAGTTTCTTGCCGGGAATAGTGCTAAGGCTACATTACTAGCAGATAAAACCAGAACGGGTTTTTATGCCAGCGCCGATAAAAGAGATCAAAAAACAGTATTTCAACTTTTGTATTTAAAATGGACGGCTCCCAGGATGGATGAGAAAATTTTCGAAGAAATTAAATCACGAACAATCGAAGCCAAACAAAATGAAATATCGAAACCAGGAGACTTATTTGGTGAAAAAATAAAAAAAGCTTTAAAGGGGGAAGACTATGTCACCAGAAAATTGAAAGCAGAAGAGATCGAATCTGAGTTGGATGCTTCGAAAATTATAGATACGTACCATCAGTTTTTTGGTAATGCCAAAGATTATAATATTAGTCTCATATCAGATCAGCCTTTCGAAGATCTTAAATCCGATGTTTTGCAATACATAGGTACTTTACCTAAAGGAAAAGCAGCTACTAAATACCGATATCAGCCAAGTCATGTCTTGAAAGATGATGTTGTGGTAGAACAAAAAGATGGTGATAGTCCAAAAGCGACCGTATCATTGATTTATCAGCAGAATACTATTCTGAAATCTTTGCCCGAGACTGACCTTTTGAATCAAGTGGTTAAAAACCTGATAAGAAATCGTTTACTAAAAAAGCTTAGGGAAGAAATGGGAGCCGTGTATAGCGTTTCGGTTTCGGCAAGCTCTACTAAACAACCCCTAACGTTGAGTAGACAGAGTATTAGTTTTGTTTGCGAACCAAAAGATGTAGATAAATTGATTGATGAAACCGAAAAAATTCTTTCTGCTATGGCTGCAGGAAATTTTTCGGAGGAAGAACTTTTAAAAATAAAAACGAACCTAAAGAAAATGGATGATTTGCTAAAGCAGCGAAATACCTATTGGACAAAAGCAATACGGGAACACTATTTCAACCATTTTCCAAATTGGGAGGCCGTTACCCATTACAAGGAATGGATAGATTCCCTAAGTAAGAATGAAATTGCTGAAGCCATACAGGTGTACTTTAAGAAATCACCAACTATTAAAGCAATTTTATGGCCTGAAAATGAATCGAATAATAATCAATAA
- a CDS encoding RagB/SusD family nutrient uptake outer membrane protein, with the protein MLRNLKFGAIVFFNLLLFSGCENFLEGDNAGRASIPVFFSDVDGITSAIIGSYSRVYEYYDSEFYLYPEVAGDLLQLSAIGENVKMFSQYNFVSEPDQEATAVGHIWAKGYEALANVNNILEYQPVLLEKFPNSSDDLRIIRAEALFLRALIHFDLVRTYAQTYTYTEDASHIGIPALTLTPAENELNARNTTAIVYDQIITDLQESIDLFSEFPETELMPYRGSEMASRSLLSKIFLYMNEWESASEQANIVLSTMKLTVHDEYVEMFRTLEPGAEAIFMLSGEQKKSSVGLFYATADPVATASSKLIDVFSDTSDVRLDLLREKSGTYQTLKYSRPDVNQTEYGSDLYVLRASEILLIHAEAAIELNDFVAAKEDIIQIQSRALGVPKDSLEINLNTKDELLAVLEKERIKELNFEGQRLFDITRWHHNLNRDENTPSNVKELAYPSHLFALPIPLREINANENIIQNEGY; encoded by the coding sequence ATGCTAAGAAATTTAAAATTTGGCGCAATTGTATTTTTCAACCTTCTGTTATTTTCAGGATGTGAGAATTTTCTTGAAGGAGATAATGCTGGTCGAGCTTCAATCCCTGTGTTTTTTTCTGATGTTGATGGTATAACGTCAGCTATTATTGGAAGCTATAGCCGGGTATATGAGTATTATGATTCTGAATTTTATCTCTATCCGGAGGTTGCTGGTGATTTATTACAGCTAAGTGCTATAGGAGAAAATGTAAAAATGTTTTCGCAATATAATTTTGTCTCTGAACCAGATCAGGAAGCAACAGCAGTTGGACATATTTGGGCAAAAGGTTATGAAGCCTTGGCTAATGTGAATAATATACTCGAATACCAACCTGTTTTGTTGGAAAAATTCCCAAACAGTTCCGATGATTTGCGAATAATTAGAGCTGAAGCTTTGTTTTTAAGAGCCTTGATTCATTTTGATTTAGTAAGAACGTATGCACAAACTTATACTTATACTGAGGATGCATCTCATATTGGTATTCCAGCTCTTACTTTAACACCGGCAGAAAATGAGTTGAATGCCAGAAATACAACAGCTATCGTATATGATCAAATCATTACCGATTTACAGGAGTCAATTGATCTTTTTTCGGAATTCCCGGAAACGGAACTTATGCCTTATAGAGGATCTGAAATGGCTTCGAGATCTTTACTTTCAAAGATTTTTCTTTATATGAATGAATGGGAGAGTGCAAGTGAGCAAGCAAATATTGTATTAAGTACTATGAAGTTAACAGTCCATGATGAATATGTCGAAATGTTCAGAACCTTAGAACCTGGAGCTGAGGCTATTTTTATGTTGAGCGGTGAACAAAAAAAATCAAGTGTAGGATTATTTTATGCAACCGCCGATCCTGTCGCTACGGCTTCATCAAAATTAATAGATGTGTTTTCTGATACATCTGATGTAAGACTGGATTTATTACGTGAGAAATCGGGTACTTATCAAACATTGAAATATTCTCGTCCCGATGTTAATCAGACGGAATATGGAAGTGACCTTTATGTTTTAAGAGCTTCTGAAATTTTATTGATACATGCTGAAGCAGCCATAGAATTGAATGATTTCGTGGCGGCGAAAGAAGATATTATCCAAATTCAATCAAGGGCTTTAGGTGTCCCGAAGGATAGCTTAGAAATTAATCTAAATACCAAAGATGAATTACTAGCGGTTTTAGAAAAAGAAAGAATAAAGGAACTAAATTTTGAAGGGCAGCGACTTTTTGATATTACCAGATGGCACCACAACCTGAACAGGGATGAAAACACCCCTTCCAATGTCAAAGAATTAGCCTATCCCAGCCACCTTTTTGCGCTGCCCATTCCTTTAAGGGAAATTAATGCTAACGAAAATATTATACAAAATGAAGGTTACTAA